One window from the genome of Procambarus clarkii isolate CNS0578487 chromosome 90, FALCON_Pclarkii_2.0, whole genome shotgun sequence encodes:
- the LOC123749078 gene encoding uncharacterized protein — MCKSNFHIPQTIDHIPVTSTHIPVTSNHIPVSSAHIPVTSNHIPVTSAHIPVTSDHIPVTTAHIPVTSDHIPVTSAHIPVTSDHIPVTSNHIPVTSDHIPVTSDHIPVTSDHIPVTSDHIPVTSDHIPVTSDHIPVTSDHIPVTSNHIPVTSDHIPVTSDHIPVTSNHIPVTSDHIPVTSDHIPVTSAHIPVTSNHIPVTSDHIPVTSNHIPVTSDHIPVTSDHIPVTSDHIPVTSDHIPVTSDHIPVTSNHIPVTSDHIPVTSDHIPVTSDHIPVTSNHIPVTSDHIPVTSDHIPVTGNHITVTSDHIPVTSNHIPVTSDHIPVTSDHIPVTSNHIPVTSDHIPVTSDHIPVSSNHIPVTSDHIPVTSNHIPVTSDHIPVTSNHIPVTSDHIPVTSDHIPVTSDHIPVTGNHITVTTAHIPVTSDHIPVTSDHMPVTSNHIPLTSDHIPVTSNHIPVRSDHIPVTSDHIPVNINHMVTGYSYAVM, encoded by the exons ATGTGCAAAAGCAA cttccacatacctCAAACAATTGACCACATACCTGTAACAAGTACCCACATACCTGTAACTAGTAACCACATACCTGTATCTAGTGCCCACATACCTGTAACCAGTAACCACATACCTGTAACTAGTGCCCACATACCTGTAACTAGTGACCACATACCTGTAACAACTGCCCACATACCTGTAACTAGTGACCACATACCTGTAACAAGTGCCCACATACCTGTAACTAGTGACCACATACCTGTAACCAGTAACCACATACCTGTAACAAGTGACCACATACCTGTAACAAGTGACCACATACCTGTAACAAGTGACCACATACCTGTAACTAGTGACCACATACCTGTAACAAGTGACCACATACCTGTAACTAGTGACCACATACCTGTAACAAGTGACCACATACCTGTAACCAGTAACCACATACCTGTAACCAGTGACCACATACCTGTAACTAGTGACCACATACCTGTAACCAGTAACCACATACCTGTAACTAGTGACCACATACCTGTAACAAGTGACCACATACCTGTAACTAGTGCCCACATACCTGTAACCAGTAACCACATACCTGTAACTAGTGACCACATACCTGTAACCAGTAACCACATACCTGTAACTAGTGACCACATACCTGTAACAAGTGACCACATACCTGTAACTAGTGACCACATACCTGTAACTAGTGACCACATACCTGTAACAAGTGACCACATACCTGTAACTAGTAACCACATACCTGTAACAAGTGACCACATACCTGTAACAAGTGACCACATACCTGTAACAAGTGACCACATACCTGTAACCAGTAACCACATACCTGTAACAAGTGACCACATACCTGTAACAAGTGACCACATACCTGTAACAGGTAACCACATAACTGTAACAAGTGACCACATACCTGTAACCAGTAACCACATACCTGTAACAAGTGACCACATACCTGTAACAAGTGACCACATACCTGTAACCAGTAACCACATACCTGTAACTAGTGACCACATACCTGTAACTAGTGACCACATACCTGTATCTAGTAACCACATACCTGTAACTAGCGACCACATACCTGTAACAAGTAACCACATACCTGTAACAAGTGACCACATACCTGTAACAAGTAACCACATACCTGTAACAAGTGACCACATACCTGTAACTAGTGACCACATACCTGTAACAAGTGACCACATACCTGTAACAGGTAACCACATAACTGTAACAACTGCCCACATACCTGTAACTAGTGACCACATACCTGTAACAAGTGACCACATGCCTGTAACAAGTAACCACATACCTCTAACTAGTGACCACATACCTGTAACAAGTAACCACATACCTGTAAGAAGTGACCACATACCTGTAACTAGCGACCACATACCTGTAAACATTAACCACATGGTCACTGGTTACAGCTATGCTGTTATGTAA